In the genome of Eleutherodactylus coqui strain aEleCoq1 unplaced genomic scaffold, aEleCoq1.hap1 HAP1_SCAFFOLD_27, whole genome shotgun sequence, one region contains:
- the LOC136602472 gene encoding histone H4 has translation MSGRGKGGKGLGKGGAKRHRKVLRDNIQGITKPAIRRLARRGGVKRISGLIYEETRGVLKVFLENVIRDAVTYTEHAKRKTVTAMDVVYALKRQGRTLYGFGG, from the coding sequence ATGTCTGGTCGCGGTAAAGGAGGGAAAGGTCTTGGGAAGGGCGGTGCCAAGCGGCACAGGAAGGtgctccgtgataacatccagggcatcaccaagcctgccatccgccgtctagctcgcaggggaggcgtcaagcgtatctccggtctcatctatgaagagactcgcggtgtcctgaaagtcttcctggagaacgtgatccgcgacgccgtcacctacaccgagcacgccaagcgcaagaccgtcaccgctatggacgtggtgtacgcgctcaagcgccagggccgcactctctacggcttcggaggttaa
- the LOC136602471 gene encoding histone H2B 1.1 codes for MPDPAKSAPAPKKGSKKAVTKTQKKDGKKRRKTRKESYAIYVYKVLKQVHPDTGISSKAMGIMNSFVNDIFERIAGEASRLAHYNKRSTITSREIQTAVRLLLPGELAKHAVSEGTKAVTKYTSAK; via the coding sequence ATGCCTGATCCCGCCAAGTCTGCTCCAGCGCCCAAGAAGGGCTCCAAGAAAGCCGTGACCAAGACTCAGAAGAAGGACGGCAAGAAGCGTAGGAAGACCAGGAAGGAGAGCTATGCCATCTACGTGTACAAGGTGCTGAAGCAGGTCCACCCCGACACCGGTATCTCCTCCAAGGCCATGGGCATCATGAACTCCTTCGTCAACGACATCTTCGAGCGCATCGCAGGGGAAGCCTCCCGCCTGGCTCACTACAACAAGCGCTCCACCATCACCTCCCGGGAGATTCAGACCGCCGTGCGCCTGCTGCTGCCCGGAGAGCTGGCCAAGCACGCCGTGTCCGAGGGCACCAAGGCCGTCACCAAGTACACCAGCGCCAAGTAA
- the LOC136602470 gene encoding histone H2A type 1-like: MSGRGKQGGKVRAKAKTRSSRAGLQFPVGRVHRLLRKGNYAERVGAGAPVYMAAVLEYLTAEILELAGNAARDNKKTRIIPRHLQLAVRNDEELNKLLGGVTIAQGGVLPNIQAVLLPKKTESSKTSKSK, translated from the coding sequence ATGTCTGGACGCGGCAAACAAGGAGGCAAAGTCCGTGCTAAGGCCAAGACTCGCTCATCCCGGGCAGGACTGCAGTTCCCTGTCGGCCGTGTACACAGGCTTCTCCGCAAGGGCAACTACGCTGAGAGGGTGGGCGCCGGCGCTCCGGTCTATATGGCAGCAGTGCTAGAGTATCTGACCGCTGAGATCCTGGAATTGGCTGGCAATGCCGCCCGGGACAACAAGAAGACCCGCATCATCCcccgtcacctccagctggctgtgcGCAACGACGAGGAGCTGAACAAGCTGCTCGGTGGGGTGACCATCGCCCAGGGAGGCGTCCTGCCCAACATCCAAGCCGTGCTGCTGCCCAAGAAGACCGAGAGCAGCAAGACGAGCAAGAGCAAGTGA
- the LOC136602459 gene encoding histone H4 encodes MSGRGKGGKGLGKGGAKRHRKVLRDNIQGITKPAIRRLARRGGVKRISGLIYEETRGVLKVFLENVIRDAVTYTEHAKRKTVTAMDVVYALKRQGRTLYGFGG; translated from the coding sequence ATGTCTGGTCGCGGTAAAGGAGGGAAAGGTCTTGGGAAGGGCGGCGCCAAGCGGCACAGGAAGGtgctccgtgataacatccagggcatcaccaagcctgccatccgccgtctagctcgcaggggaggcgtcaagcgtatctccggcctcatctatgaagagactcgcggcgtcctgaaagtcttcctggagaacgtgatccgcgacgccgtcacctacaccgagcacgccaagaggaagaccgtcaccgctatggacgtggtgtacgcgctcaagcgccagggccgcactctctacggcttcggaggttaa